In Rattus rattus isolate New Zealand chromosome 9, Rrattus_CSIRO_v1, whole genome shotgun sequence, a genomic segment contains:
- the LOC116909477 gene encoding olfactory receptor 2T29-like, whose product MDITTWMNNYTGQSDFDLVGLFSQSKHPSLLAVLIFVVFLMALSGNALLILLILSDTQLHTPMYFFISQLSLMDMMYISVTVPKMLMDQVLGNHRISAAACGMQMFLYLTLVGSEFFLLAAMSYDRYVAICHPLRYPVLMNHRVCLLLLSVCWLLGSLDGFMLTPVTMTFPFCGSREIQHFFCEVPAVTKLSCSDTWLYETLMYVCCVLMLLIPVTVISGSYSSILLTVLRMNSAEGRKKALATCSSHMTVVILFYGAAVYTYMLPSSFHTPEKDMVVSVFYTILTPLLNPIIYSLRNKNVTEAIKKLLGENSSFQKQ is encoded by the coding sequence ATGGACATCACCACCTGGATGAACAACTACACTGGACAGTCAGATTTTGATCTGGTGGGACTCTTTAGTCAATCCAAACACCCTTCCCTGCTTGCTGTGCTCATATTTGTGGTTTTCCTGATGGCCTTATCTGGGAATGCCCTCCTGATCCTGTTGATACTCTCTGACACCCaactccacacacccatgtactttttcaTCAGCCAGCTGTCCCTCATGGACATGATGTACATTTCTGTCACTGTGCCCAAGATGCTCATGGACCAGGTCCTGGGGAACCACAGGATCTCAGCTGCTGCCTGTGGGATGCAGATGTTCCTCTACCTGACACTTGTGGGGTCAGAATTTTTCCTTCTGGCTGCCATGtcttatgaccgctatgtggccatctgccatCCACTCCGGTATCCTGTCCTCATGAACCACAGGGTGTGTCTCCTCCTGTTGTCTGTCTGTTGGCTCCTGGGATCCTTAGATGGCTTCATGCTCACCCCTGTCACTATGACATTCCCATTTTGTGGATCTCGGGAGATCCAACACTTCTTCTGTGAGGTCCCTGCTGTGACAAAGCTCTCCTGCTCAGACACCTGGCTCTATGAGAccctcatgtatgtgtgttgtgtgctcaTGCTTCTCATCCCCGTGACAGTCATTTCAGGCTCCTACTCATCCATCCTCCTCACTGTTCTCAGGATGAACTCAGCGGAGGGCAGGAAGAAGGCTCTTGCTACCTGTTCCTCCCACATGACGGTGGTCATTCTCTTCTATGGTGCTGCTGTCTATACATATATGCTACCTAGCTCATTCCATACCCCTGAGAAGGACATGGTGGTGTCTGTGTTTTACACCATACTCACGCCTCTGTTGAACCCAATAATCTATAGTCTTAGGAATAAGAATGTCACTGAGGCTATAAAGAAATTGTTGGGTGAAAATTCCTCTTTCCAGAAACAATGA